Proteins encoded together in one Candidatus Xianfuyuplasma coldseepsis window:
- the thrS gene encoding threonine--tRNA ligase, giving the protein MKIQLPDGSSMNYDHAISLFDVAKDISSSLKKRCIVAEVDGKMVDMNTVINNDASVRFITDSDPEALEVLRHSTAHLLAETIKEMYPHAKFGVGPVIEDGFYYDMDLGDDIISDKDFPAIEKAMARKVKQGSKIERGVLSKEEALDFFKDDEYKIELITDLPAEEEISIYAQSNFTDLCRGPHLPATKWIKHFKLLSVAGAYWRGDSDNKQLTRIYGTVFFTKEELDEYLYLLEERKKRDHRKLGKELDLFMLSEYGPGFPFWLPNGMILRRELENFWYDVHLQEGYQLIQTPIMLNRDLWEVSGHWENYRENMYTSSIDDHEFAIKPMNCPGGMLVYKRDLHSYKDFPLKVGELGLVHRHEASGALAGLFRVRNFTQDDAHIFMTEEQIVHEIQELVRLFDYMYSVFDLEYHIELSTRPEDKYIGEIAVWDRSEKALADALDAMGKEYKLNPGDGAFYGPKLDFKLKDSMKRIWQCGTIQLDMNLPERFDLTYIDSDGEKKRPVMLHRALYGSVERFIGILIEHYAGAFPTWMAPVQVKVIPVNLGLHADYANKLNEKLLAHHLRSEIDLRDEKLGYKIRHAQTHKIPYQIVIGDQEIEHDQVTYRRYGEKEQTTVSTQAFIEMIQAEINNKGH; this is encoded by the coding sequence ATGAAGATTCAATTACCCGATGGAAGTTCAATGAACTACGACCACGCAATATCACTGTTTGATGTTGCCAAAGACATCTCGTCCTCATTGAAGAAGCGTTGTATCGTTGCCGAAGTGGATGGTAAGATGGTGGATATGAATACCGTTATCAACAACGATGCATCGGTTCGTTTTATTACAGATAGCGACCCCGAAGCCTTAGAAGTATTACGACACTCTACGGCTCATCTTTTAGCAGAAACAATTAAAGAAATGTATCCCCATGCGAAGTTTGGTGTCGGACCTGTGATTGAAGATGGATTCTACTATGATATGGATTTAGGAGACGACATCATCAGTGATAAAGATTTTCCCGCAATCGAAAAAGCGATGGCGCGTAAAGTCAAACAAGGATCGAAAATTGAGCGCGGTGTTTTATCCAAAGAAGAAGCACTCGATTTCTTTAAAGATGACGAGTATAAGATTGAGCTGATTACCGATTTACCAGCTGAAGAGGAGATTAGTATCTATGCCCAATCGAATTTCACCGATTTATGTCGAGGACCCCATTTACCAGCAACCAAATGGATCAAACACTTTAAATTGTTGAGTGTTGCTGGAGCTTACTGGCGTGGAGATTCCGATAATAAACAACTGACTCGTATCTACGGTACGGTATTTTTCACCAAGGAAGAATTGGATGAGTATTTATATCTTCTTGAAGAACGTAAAAAACGCGATCACCGCAAACTCGGTAAAGAACTCGACTTATTTATGTTGAGTGAATATGGACCAGGATTTCCATTTTGGTTACCAAATGGAATGATTTTACGTCGCGAACTTGAAAACTTCTGGTATGACGTTCACTTACAAGAAGGATATCAACTGATCCAAACACCAATCATGTTAAACCGTGATTTATGGGAAGTGTCGGGACACTGGGAAAATTATCGTGAAAATATGTACACTTCCAGCATTGATGATCATGAATTTGCGATCAAACCAATGAACTGCCCCGGGGGAATGTTGGTCTATAAACGCGATCTCCATTCCTACAAGGATTTCCCTCTCAAAGTTGGGGAGTTGGGCTTGGTCCATCGCCATGAAGCAAGTGGAGCACTAGCAGGATTGTTCCGCGTTCGAAACTTCACCCAAGATGACGCTCATATTTTCATGACAGAAGAACAGATTGTCCATGAAATTCAAGAACTGGTACGATTGTTTGATTACATGTACTCCGTATTTGATTTGGAGTATCACATTGAATTATCAACGCGACCAGAAGATAAATACATCGGCGAAATCGCCGTCTGGGACCGCTCCGAAAAAGCCCTGGCCGACGCCCTCGACGCGATGGGTAAAGAGTATAAATTGAACCCTGGTGATGGGGCATTCTATGGACCGAAACTGGACTTTAAATTAAAAGACTCGATGAAACGCATCTGGCAATGTGGTACGATTCAATTGGATATGAACCTACCGGAACGATTTGACTTAACCTATATCGACTCCGATGGGGAAAAGAAACGTCCTGTCATGTTGCATCGCGCCCTTTATGGATCGGTTGAACGATTTATTGGAATCTTAATCGAACATTATGCTGGTGCATTCCCCACATGGATGGCACCGGTTCAAGTGAAAGTAATTCCCGTTAACTTAGGATTGCATGCGGACTATGCAAACAAACTGAACGAAAAGTTACTAGCACATCACCTGCGAAGTGAGATTGATCTTCGTGATGAAAAACTTGGCTATAAAATTCGCCATGCACAAACCCATAAAATCCCCTATCAAATCGTGATTGGGGATCAAGAAATTGAGCACGATCAAGTCACCTATCGACGCTATGGTGAAAAAGAACAAACAACGGTCTCAACACAAGCGTTTATTGAGATGATTCAAGCAGAAATAAACAACAAGGGTCATTAA
- a CDS encoding Rqc2 family fibronectin-binding protein — protein sequence MSFDGNIIRHLVDEWKQVLLEGRVQKIYQISRFDLLFIIHQNRKKHQFLISSSPRYARSYISTRNYDKPESPPTFCMFLRKQLIGGIIRDIQQFEHDRVIVFSIEKRNELGDLTTKQMILEMMGRYSNIIVTNEDGKILEAIKHSLPFDTENRTIFPGAIYETPSSTKINPYDSEKLHKFLSNPENINYRTLLQNIMGFSPLAIHEVLYRFETEQQSLHDIFQTILTTSNPTMITAKKDQFYHIDLHHVKGIRTHYNSVNELLDDFYVDRDKVDMVKQYAKELTTFVKNSIHRLQHKIDKLAIDLEQTKTMDEYRIKGELIQANLHHLQKGEDHIECLNYYTNEIVVIPLDPTKTPVQNSAQYFKKYKKMKTSIPYIKRQIASAHKELEYFMELESQFDYASLRDIAEIKDELIDKKYLRGHRSKQKRNKPNFDTYIDASGIEIIVGKNNLQNALITHKLAKHNDVWFHVQNAPGSHVIVRQSLPLEEGTIRTAANLAAYYSKMRQSSSVAVDYTEVRNIKKIPGKTANFVTYKNQKTIYIDPDEQLILALKKA from the coding sequence ATGAGTTTTGATGGAAACATTATCCGACATTTAGTCGATGAATGGAAACAAGTGCTATTAGAAGGTCGAGTTCAGAAAATCTATCAGATTTCCCGATTTGACCTGCTTTTTATCATACACCAAAATCGAAAAAAACATCAATTCTTAATTAGCAGCTCTCCGCGGTATGCTCGAAGCTATATCAGTACACGAAACTACGACAAACCGGAATCCCCACCAACGTTTTGCATGTTTCTCCGTAAACAACTAATTGGAGGAATCATTCGTGATATTCAACAATTCGAGCACGATCGCGTCATCGTTTTTTCGATTGAAAAACGAAATGAACTAGGCGATTTAACAACCAAACAAATGATTTTGGAGATGATGGGTCGTTATTCCAATATCATTGTAACAAATGAAGATGGCAAGATCCTCGAAGCCATCAAACATTCCTTACCGTTTGATACAGAAAACAGAACCATCTTCCCCGGTGCTATTTACGAAACACCATCGTCAACGAAAATCAATCCCTACGATTCGGAGAAACTTCACAAGTTTCTATCGAATCCAGAGAATATCAATTATCGCACATTGCTGCAAAATATTATGGGATTTAGCCCCTTGGCGATTCATGAGGTATTGTATCGGTTCGAAACAGAACAACAATCCCTTCACGATATTTTTCAAACGATTCTAACAACATCAAATCCAACGATGATTACTGCAAAAAAAGATCAATTCTACCATATCGATTTGCATCATGTAAAAGGAATAAGAACTCATTACAATAGTGTCAATGAATTGCTCGATGACTTTTATGTTGATCGCGATAAAGTCGACATGGTAAAACAATACGCTAAAGAACTAACTACATTCGTAAAAAATTCGATCCATCGACTTCAACACAAAATTGATAAGTTGGCGATTGATTTGGAACAAACCAAAACAATGGATGAATACCGCATCAAAGGGGAGTTAATTCAGGCGAACTTACATCATTTACAAAAAGGTGAGGACCATATTGAATGTCTCAATTACTATACGAATGAGATTGTCGTCATCCCTTTAGATCCAACAAAAACACCGGTTCAAAATAGTGCTCAATACTTCAAAAAATACAAGAAGATGAAAACATCGATTCCTTATATCAAACGTCAAATTGCAAGTGCTCATAAAGAACTGGAGTACTTCATGGAACTAGAAAGTCAATTTGACTATGCATCCTTGCGTGATATCGCGGAAATAAAAGATGAGTTGATTGATAAAAAGTATCTGCGCGGTCATCGATCAAAGCAGAAACGAAATAAACCGAATTTCGATACATACATCGATGCTTCGGGTATCGAGATCATTGTTGGGAAAAACAATCTTCAGAATGCGCTCATCACACATAAACTCGCAAAGCACAATGACGTATGGTTCCATGTACAAAACGCTCCTGGATCTCACGTGATTGTTAGGCAATCGTTACCTCTTGAAGAAGGCACAATCCGCACCGCTGCCAATTTGGCTGCATACTATTCCAAAATGCGTCAATCCAGTAGTGTCGCCGTCGATTACACAGAAGTTCGCAACATCAAGAAAATCCCTGGTAAAACAGCGAATTTTGTCACCTACAAAAATCAAAAAACAATCTACATCGATCCCGATGAACAATTAATTTTAGCACTCAAAAAGGCATGA
- the gmk gene encoding guanylate kinase: protein MKLNERGLLIVISGPSGVGKGTVRKALFELEGHDLVYSISMTTRAPREGEIDGEDYYFVTRDEFQERIKNDQFLEYAEFVGNYYGTPRDKVDEQLELGKEVVLEIEVQGALQVREKAPDGVFIFIAPPTKEALYRRLLRRGTENPNMIQQRMDKAEREFPLAHKYDYIVVNDEVTNAADRILAIIRAEHAKTERAIYKYKEMLEVE, encoded by the coding sequence ATGAAACTCAATGAACGAGGATTATTGATTGTTATTAGCGGTCCCTCAGGGGTCGGTAAAGGAACGGTTCGTAAAGCGTTGTTTGAACTCGAGGGGCACGATTTGGTCTATTCCATTTCAATGACAACAAGAGCACCACGTGAAGGCGAAATTGATGGGGAAGATTACTATTTTGTGACTCGTGATGAGTTCCAAGAACGAATAAAAAACGACCAATTTTTAGAGTATGCGGAATTTGTGGGTAATTACTATGGTACACCGCGTGATAAGGTAGACGAGCAACTTGAACTCGGAAAAGAAGTGGTCCTTGAAATTGAAGTACAAGGTGCTTTGCAAGTACGAGAAAAAGCACCGGACGGTGTCTTTATCTTTATTGCACCCCCGACGAAAGAAGCATTGTATCGACGCTTGTTACGTCGTGGAACCGAAAACCCCAATATGATTCAACAACGAATGGACAAAGCTGAACGGGAGTTTCCTCTTGCTCACAAGTATGATTATATCGTTGTTAACGACGAAGTTACCAATGCTGCGGATCGAATCTTAGCAATCATCCGTGCTGAGCATGCGAAGACAGAACGCGCTATATACAAATACAAAGAAATGCTGGAGGTTGAATAA
- the rpoZ gene encoding DNA-directed RNA polymerase subunit omega, whose protein sequence is MRNKEGLRYPSIDNLLTKIDSKYKLAYASAKRAKKIKEDDYTSVDPYCSKPVGIALEEILQDKIDIEFEEKK, encoded by the coding sequence ATGAGAAACAAAGAAGGATTACGGTATCCATCGATTGACAATTTGTTAACGAAGATAGATTCCAAATACAAATTGGCCTATGCTAGTGCCAAACGGGCAAAGAAAATCAAAGAAGATGATTACACATCTGTGGACCCCTATTGCAGTAAACCTGTGGGAATTGCATTAGAAGAAATTTTACAAGATAAGATCGATATTGAATTCGAAGAAAAAAAGTAG
- a CDS encoding PolC-type DNA polymerase III, translated as MNDNFKNLLEQLSLIEEAEKYDGDLTEIVVDDEDHRWLFKVEFNHPLPIEDFERFHKRITLLPQKITSITKADLNVTYHANDFSMLEEYYNFVLHKLALQKPRFNAIIEFDIEQDRNRIEVVCPKDGTFVTDMLYEVKSELLRMGFDVLLATRICTEQPLIQDRIVQQESTFMNEVLQKNEQTTEELRFVSHNNNILRKVVNTISDIPVDEIALIEYKSMNNSTLFSFEGEITKIDYRLLNSGSHLYSFIISDEQDSIYVKKFVKDADEKKYMDGAQVGMLARVKGNASHDSFSDEVTVTAIVFQRTNIVNPNDPRHDLEDEKRVELHLHSKMSTLDGITSIDEYVSTAKRWGHSAIALTDHGNVQAFPDFFKATKDRSIKPIYGAEFTFVDERTLDIVKNPVDVPLNKAVYTVFDIETTGLSATADKIIEISAIKLQNNQVIERFNTFVNPKQPLSLLTTKLTSITNADVSLAPTIDSVIVDFKAFFKDTIMVAHNAHFDMGFIYHVLKQHDLYDGPLPTIDTLAIARSVYGDELKRFNLKAVAKFFKVDLVQHHRATYDTEATSEVFLHMIRKARRSGITSVNELNMLSDKSGAYRHAISKNINLLVKNQVGLKNLYKIVSDANTTHYYRAARLLKSVLDKHREGLLVGSGCLNSHFFEVALNKDEDELRELASYYDYLEIQPLSDFVHLEEDMDNAMDRIKTTMNTIIRIGKELDIPVVASGDVYHLLDSDKKYRDIYVQTPVVGGGLHPLSRYDSIPSQYFRTTKEMLQTFQFLGEDLAYEVVVTNPNKIANQIDFVKAFTPELYAPTDDFLALDGTPSIENTLIKMVNDQSKELYGTHIPQIVEERINKEIKSITENQFSTVYYISHLLVKKSLDEGYLVGSRGSVGSSLVATLMNITEVNPLPPHYVCPKCHFSSFKMTKAEKQKYGLQDNEMRLQSILDKYETGFDLPDEVCPECGEELHKDGHNIPFETFLGFKGDKVPDIDLNFSGDYQPIVHEYIRSIFGNERTFRAGTISTVAEKTAFGYVKGYLEKKRRTMRNAEIERMASNITGVKRSTGQHPGGIVVVPSYKEITDVTPVQYPADDITSNWRTTHFDYHSFEDNLFKLDVLGHDDPTMIRYLMDYVRKHPLDFPFVDARDIPLDDKNVYSLLNSTDSIGLTPQDINSEVASFGVPEMGTSFVRDMLKDSRPKTFADIVKISGLSHGTDVWLNNSKDLVTGKTNFGKIPFNQVIGCRDDIMVYLIQNKMKEDIAFEISEFIRRGKAASNPDKWEGYKLIMKDHNIPPWYIWSCGKIKYMFPKAHATAYVMMALRIAWFKYYHPIVFYSAYFSKRASDFDVYALKGGEYEITKKMNEIDAKGNRATDTDRRLYTVLEVALEMVKRGFHFANIDLEKSQARDFVIGDDRKSLIMPFITIDGLGYKVAESIINARDDGPFKSKDDVKERTSLSKTLFTKLEMLDVFDSLPDNSQMNLFDM; from the coding sequence ATGAATGACAATTTTAAGAACCTCTTAGAACAGCTATCGTTAATTGAGGAAGCTGAAAAATACGATGGTGATTTAACCGAAATTGTTGTCGATGATGAAGATCATCGGTGGCTTTTTAAGGTGGAGTTCAATCATCCACTTCCGATTGAGGACTTCGAACGATTTCACAAACGAATTACGTTACTACCACAAAAAATAACATCGATTACCAAAGCGGATTTGAATGTGACCTATCACGCCAATGATTTTTCGATGTTAGAGGAATACTATAATTTTGTATTACATAAATTGGCACTCCAAAAACCCCGATTCAACGCTATTATTGAATTTGATATTGAACAGGACCGCAATCGAATTGAGGTGGTCTGTCCGAAGGATGGAACATTTGTTACCGATATGTTGTATGAAGTAAAATCCGAGTTGCTGCGAATGGGCTTTGATGTTTTGCTGGCTACTCGTATTTGTACCGAACAGCCATTGATTCAAGATCGTATTGTTCAACAAGAATCAACCTTTATGAATGAAGTATTGCAGAAAAATGAACAAACAACAGAAGAACTGCGATTTGTCAGTCATAATAACAATATTCTCCGGAAAGTCGTCAATACCATATCGGATATTCCCGTTGATGAAATTGCTCTAATCGAATATAAAAGCATGAACAATTCAACCTTGTTCAGTTTTGAAGGAGAAATTACCAAAATCGATTATCGTTTATTAAATTCGGGTAGTCACTTATACTCCTTTATTATCAGTGATGAACAAGATAGTATCTATGTAAAGAAATTTGTCAAAGATGCGGATGAAAAAAAATACATGGATGGGGCCCAAGTCGGTATGCTAGCTCGAGTGAAAGGGAACGCATCGCATGATTCATTCAGTGATGAAGTTACCGTTACGGCTATTGTTTTTCAACGGACAAACATTGTCAATCCAAATGACCCCAGACATGATTTGGAAGACGAAAAGCGCGTCGAATTACATCTTCATTCAAAAATGTCGACATTGGATGGAATTACGTCGATTGATGAATATGTCAGTACGGCGAAACGATGGGGTCATAGTGCGATTGCCTTGACCGATCATGGAAATGTTCAAGCATTTCCGGATTTCTTCAAAGCGACAAAAGATCGTAGTATCAAACCGATTTATGGTGCCGAGTTTACATTTGTCGATGAGCGCACGTTAGACATTGTCAAGAATCCGGTAGATGTTCCTTTAAACAAGGCCGTTTATACGGTGTTTGATATCGAAACGACAGGACTCAGTGCAACGGCGGATAAGATTATTGAAATCTCAGCGATTAAACTGCAGAACAACCAAGTTATTGAACGCTTCAATACATTTGTAAATCCAAAGCAGCCGTTGTCATTATTAACAACAAAATTAACATCGATCACCAATGCAGATGTTTCACTTGCACCAACCATTGATTCGGTGATTGTTGATTTTAAAGCATTCTTCAAGGATACGATTATGGTTGCCCACAATGCGCACTTTGATATGGGCTTTATCTATCATGTGTTGAAACAACATGATTTATATGATGGACCACTACCAACTATCGATACGTTGGCCATCGCTCGCAGTGTTTATGGTGATGAACTGAAACGCTTCAACTTAAAAGCTGTTGCAAAGTTTTTTAAAGTGGATCTTGTCCAGCACCACCGTGCTACCTACGATACCGAGGCAACAAGTGAAGTCTTCTTGCATATGATTCGCAAGGCAAGACGAAGTGGTATCACTAGTGTCAATGAACTCAATATGCTTAGTGATAAGAGTGGTGCATACCGTCATGCCATCAGCAAGAATATTAATCTGCTTGTGAAAAATCAAGTGGGATTGAAGAATCTATATAAAATTGTCAGTGATGCGAATACAACCCATTACTACCGGGCTGCCCGTTTACTAAAAAGCGTCCTCGATAAACATAGAGAAGGACTCTTGGTTGGAAGTGGCTGCCTCAATAGTCATTTCTTTGAAGTTGCCTTGAACAAAGATGAGGATGAATTGCGGGAACTTGCGTCATACTATGACTATCTGGAAATTCAACCTCTTAGCGATTTTGTCCACTTGGAAGAAGATATGGACAATGCCATGGATCGCATCAAAACCACTATGAACACAATCATTCGTATTGGAAAGGAGCTCGACATACCGGTCGTTGCCTCTGGGGATGTATATCATCTACTAGATAGTGACAAGAAATATCGTGATATCTATGTCCAGACCCCTGTTGTCGGCGGTGGACTTCATCCCTTGTCACGTTATGATAGTATCCCATCACAGTATTTCCGTACGACCAAAGAGATGCTTCAAACCTTTCAATTCTTAGGAGAAGACCTAGCTTATGAAGTTGTCGTGACCAACCCCAACAAAATCGCTAATCAAATTGATTTTGTCAAGGCTTTTACACCCGAGTTATATGCACCAACGGATGATTTTCTTGCGTTGGATGGAACACCATCAATCGAAAATACGTTGATTAAAATGGTCAATGATCAAAGCAAAGAACTCTATGGTACTCATATTCCGCAAATCGTCGAGGAACGGATCAATAAAGAAATCAAAAGTATTACCGAAAATCAATTTTCAACGGTCTATTACATTTCTCACTTGCTCGTTAAAAAATCACTTGATGAAGGATATTTGGTTGGATCCCGAGGAAGTGTTGGTAGTAGTTTAGTAGCGACATTAATGAACATTACCGAAGTAAACCCACTACCACCACACTATGTATGTCCAAAATGTCATTTTTCCAGTTTTAAAATGACCAAGGCTGAGAAGCAAAAATATGGCTTACAAGATAACGAGATGAGATTGCAGTCGATTCTCGATAAGTACGAAACCGGATTTGATCTTCCAGATGAGGTGTGTCCAGAATGTGGGGAAGAACTTCACAAAGATGGGCACAATATCCCCTTTGAAACCTTCTTAGGATTCAAGGGCGATAAAGTACCGGATATTGATTTGAACTTTTCCGGTGATTATCAACCGATTGTTCATGAGTATATTCGTTCGATTTTTGGGAATGAACGAACGTTCCGCGCTGGGACGATATCAACCGTTGCTGAAAAAACCGCATTTGGATATGTGAAAGGATACTTGGAAAAGAAACGACGGACGATGCGAAATGCTGAAATCGAGCGTATGGCCAGTAATATTACGGGTGTAAAACGATCCACCGGGCAACACCCTGGAGGGATTGTCGTTGTTCCAAGTTACAAAGAAATTACCGACGTCACCCCGGTTCAATACCCCGCAGATGACATCACGTCAAACTGGCGAACGACGCATTTTGATTACCACAGCTTTGAAGATAATTTATTTAAACTCGATGTTTTAGGACATGATGATCCGACGATGATTCGGTATTTAATGGACTATGTCCGAAAACACCCCCTTGATTTTCCGTTTGTCGATGCTCGTGATATCCCGCTCGATGATAAAAACGTGTATAGTTTACTCAACAGCACCGACTCCATTGGGTTGACACCACAAGATATTAATAGTGAAGTTGCTAGCTTTGGGGTCCCGGAAATGGGAACGAGTTTCGTGCGCGACATGTTAAAAGATTCTCGCCCCAAAACATTCGCCGATATCGTAAAAATATCTGGGTTATCACATGGGACGGACGTATGGTTGAACAACTCCAAGGATTTGGTTACTGGAAAAACAAACTTTGGTAAAATTCCATTTAATCAAGTGATTGGTTGTCGTGATGACATCATGGTGTATCTCATCCAGAACAAAATGAAGGAAGACATTGCTTTTGAAATATCGGAGTTTATCCGCCGCGGTAAAGCCGCATCAAACCCCGATAAATGGGAAGGCTATAAACTAATCATGAAAGATCATAATATTCCACCGTGGTATATTTGGTCTTGTGGGAAAATTAAATACATGTTCCCTAAAGCGCATGCGACCGCCTACGTTATGATGGCTCTTCGCATCGCTTGGTTTAAATACTATCATCCGATTGTGTTCTATAGTGCGTACTTCAGTAAGCGTGCCTCGGACTTCGATGTCTATGCCTTAAAAGGTGGCGAATACGAAATTACGAAGAAAATGAATGAGATTGATGCGAAAGGAAACCGTGCAACTGATACTGATAGACGCTTATATACGGTATTAGAAGTCGCCTTAGAAATGGTGAAACGAGGATTCCATTTTGCCAATATCGATCTTGAGAAATCACAAGCACGTGACTTTGTCATCGGTGACGATCGTAAAAGTTTGATTATGCCATTCATTACCATCGATGGTCTTGGTTACAAAGTCGCAGAATCGATTATCAACGCTCGTGATGATGGACCATTTAAATCAAAAGACGATGTCAAAGAACGAACATCGTTATCTAAAACACTATTTACCAAATTGGAGATGCTCGATGTATTCGACAGTCTCCCGGATAATTCGCAAATGAATCTATTTGATATGTAA
- a CDS encoding Bax inhibitor-1/YccA family protein yields MRFRRMNPVYRYADYGNATVYDGDAASYSGVVTKTSILLGIIAVVAFYANIRLQAFGFNNGLIITLILAPIIAIIAVIVAHRRPEVAMFASIVYALMEGLFIGVISTIYAIYFGDQIVQMAVLSTFGVLFGMLFLYSTGIIRVGAFFRRLMFSLLIGLLFTSIIMMIVFLFAGSFVGGFENIYFAVVVISVVVSSLYLLIDFDNITKFVEAGAPKNMEWSLALGLVVTIVWLYIELLRLFAIIMDRR; encoded by the coding sequence ATGCGTTTTCGACGAATGAATCCCGTATATCGCTATGCAGATTACGGAAATGCAACTGTGTATGATGGTGATGCTGCTAGTTACTCTGGTGTGGTCACAAAAACGTCTATTTTGTTAGGTATTATTGCGGTTGTGGCGTTTTACGCCAACATCCGCCTCCAGGCTTTTGGATTTAATAATGGATTAATCATTACCTTAATCTTGGCCCCTATTATCGCAATTATCGCGGTAATTGTTGCCCATCGACGACCGGAAGTGGCGATGTTTGCCAGTATTGTTTATGCGTTGATGGAAGGTCTATTTATCGGTGTTATTAGTACCATATATGCAATCTACTTTGGTGATCAGATTGTTCAGATGGCGGTACTAAGTACCTTTGGTGTCTTGTTTGGGATGTTGTTCTTGTATTCCACAGGAATCATCCGAGTTGGTGCGTTTTTCCGACGATTGATGTTCAGTTTATTAATTGGATTGCTGTTTACCAGCATCATTATGATGATCGTATTCCTATTTGCTGGATCGTTTGTCGGTGGCTTTGAAAACATCTATTTTGCTGTGGTTGTCATTAGTGTAGTCGTGAGTAGTTTATACTTGCTGATTGACTTTGATAACATTACGAAATTTGTCGAAGCTGGTGCTCCGAAAAATATGGAGTGGAGCCTTGCATTAGGGCTCGTTGTGACAATCGTATGGCTTTATATTGAACTCTTACGATTATTTGCCATTATCATGGATCGCCGATAA